The following coding sequences lie in one Fimbriiglobus ruber genomic window:
- a CDS encoding alpha/beta hydrolase, translating to MHSSHARLMRWLAVLAVLTACLPAARAQKGPAVPDDVIFETGIEYANPDGQHLQLDLARPKSGAGPFPAIVCIHGGGFRAGKRDGYDAQCIRLAQHGYVALTVSYRLAPKYQFPAAVNDTKEAIRWVRANAAKYHVDPERIGVTGGSAGGHLAQFLAVTGDVKEFDGTGGNLDQSSKIACVVNVYGPSDFTKSYGKSVDAAEVLPLFLGGNLETARRLHLRASPLYWVTPNAAPTLCIHGTDDKYVAHEQAVWLVDKLKAAGVEADLLTLNGAGHGFKGKDVETAEKAMIEFFDKHLKK from the coding sequence ATGCACTCCTCACACGCCCGCTTGATGCGGTGGCTCGCGGTCCTTGCGGTTTTGACCGCGTGCCTTCCCGCGGCCCGCGCCCAAAAAGGCCCGGCTGTTCCCGATGACGTGATCTTCGAGACCGGCATCGAGTACGCCAACCCGGACGGCCAGCACCTTCAGCTCGACCTTGCCCGCCCGAAAAGTGGCGCCGGCCCTTTCCCGGCGATCGTCTGCATTCACGGCGGCGGTTTCCGCGCGGGCAAGCGCGACGGGTACGACGCCCAGTGCATCCGGCTCGCCCAGCACGGGTACGTCGCGCTGACGGTTTCCTACCGCCTCGCTCCGAAGTACCAGTTCCCGGCCGCGGTTAACGACACGAAGGAAGCCATCCGCTGGGTGAGGGCGAACGCGGCCAAGTACCACGTCGATCCCGAGAGGATCGGCGTCACCGGCGGGTCGGCGGGCGGGCACCTGGCCCAGTTTTTGGCCGTGACGGGAGACGTCAAGGAGTTCGATGGGACTGGCGGGAACCTCGACCAGTCGAGCAAGATCGCGTGCGTCGTCAACGTCTACGGCCCCAGCGATTTCACCAAGTCCTACGGCAAGAGTGTGGACGCGGCCGAGGTGCTGCCGTTGTTCCTGGGCGGGAACCTGGAGACAGCCCGCCGTTTACACCTGCGGGCCAGTCCCCTCTACTGGGTGACGCCAAACGCCGCACCGACCCTGTGCATCCACGGCACGGACGACAAGTATGTCGCCCACGAACAGGCCGTGTGGCTCGTCGACAAGCTCAAAGCCGCGGGTGTCGAAGCGGACTTGCTGACCCTGAATGGTGCGGGGCACGGATTCAAAGGCAAGGACGTGGAAACGGCCGAGAAAGCGATGATCGAGTTCTTCGACAAGCACCTGAAGAAGTGA